The Temnothorax longispinosus isolate EJ_2023e chromosome 4, Tlon_JGU_v1, whole genome shotgun sequence genome has a window encoding:
- the LOC139811417 gene encoding uncharacterized protein, with translation MEDQEFAVISKDSSGNILVDVNGFVTCTLEGGLQFQVPYKEIDFTCDGLECTVDNRKVYVKLHETTNNTSINKENIISPPVIQNENNTIIQEKRRIDDTFAWTDASTKLFLSIYKEKIELLINRKIKTRKILWDKIREVMQSEGYNVTVIQIENKYKSLERSFKNMITNNKQTGRGRTTCPYQAELTELLGSKHNVESLAVSGREGLILRENVRASTSQFISDPNTNSDENSNILSHNIQEENDNAIEIGMTRDTTTGSNYTNYYKAKAKKIGSTARIVEKCQETVEKFINDAAQEKGNKLEIQRQILTEYKEMRISYEQFLKKIQEQLETSNKLREEKNMLLKELINRQK, from the exons atggaAGACCAAGAATTTGCTGTGATATCAAAAGATTCAAGTGGAAACATTTTAGTAGATGTAAACGGATTTGTCACATGTACTTTGGAAG gagGTTTGCAATTTCAAGTACCatataaagaaatagattttACTTGTGATGGATTAGAATGTACTGTTGACAATAGAaaagtatatgtaaaattacatgaaACTACAAACAATacatcaataaataaagaaaatataatatctccTCCAGTAatacaaaatgaaaataatacgattataCAAGAAAAACGTAGAATAGATGATACTTTTGCTTGGACCGATGCGAGTACCAAATTGtttttaagtatatacaaagaaaaaatagaactTTTGATAAACCGAAAAAtcaaaacaagaaaaatattatggGACAAAATACGTGAAGTTATGCAATCAGAAGGATACAATGTTACAGTTATTCAAAtcgaaaacaaatataaatctctTGAAAGGTCatttaaaaacatgattacaaataataaacagacGGGCAGAGGGCGTACAACATGTCCATATCAAGC ggAATTAACAGAACTTTTAGGTTCTAAGCATAATGTAGAATCTTTGGCTGTTTCTGGCAGAGAAGGTTTAATTTTACGAGAAAATGTGAGAGCAAGTACATCTCA ATTTATTTCTGATCCAAATACAAATTCAGATGAAAATTCAAACATACTATCTCATAATATACAAGAGGAAAATGATAATGCAATCGAAATAGGAATGACGAGGGACACTACTACAGGAAGTAATTATACCA attattacaAAGCAAAAGCGAAAAAAATAGGGAGTACTGCACGAATAGTAGAAAAGTGTCAAGAAACTGttgaaaagtttataaatgaTGCTGCGcaagaaaaaggaaataaattagaaatacaaAGGCAAATACTTACAGAGTACAAAGAAATGAGAATTAGTTACGAGCAATTTCTGAAGAAAATACAAGAACAATTAGAaacttcaaataaattaagagaagaaaaaaatatgcttttaAAGGAACTTATAAACAGACAAAAATAG
- the LOC139812006 gene encoding putative nuclease HARBI1: protein MAHVVDDRIVELELASSDEKDFYLLPPLPPILNEDNVEEDYNELQIFHPILGMIQRIEHVRIHNYVENVIRNYNNIDFIMHFRLSREVAYHLIDQFHVSEIFTSLQEGRRLKVTAEKHILCYLWFVGHESAGYRDVADRFGITISVLHKIITRVTDFIMSLALNIIRYPTADEKEETAFYYHYEKEFPGVIGAIDGSHIRVDKPIEDPNSYINRKQYFSLHLQGVVNHNMKFIDVFVGYPGSVHDARVFRNSPIRNDLRELCGDNYYLLGDSAYPCLKQLIVPYRDNGHLTRAQRNFNQKLSSCRVVIENAFGCLKQRFRQLYHFKLRDIIRMVRIIHACCVLHNMANAREVEYFEAPMEDEYPDIEVQGQHIEQRINEIPRENETGIHIRDEICRQLNIQ from the exons ATGGCGCACGTTGTAGATGATAGAATTGTAGAGTTAGAACTTGCGTCTTCagatgaaaaagatttttatttattaccacCATTACCACCAATTCTGAATGAAGATAATGTTGAAGAAG attacaatgaattgcaaatatttcatCCAATTCTTGGAATGATTCAACGAATAGAACACGTAagaatacataattatgtgGAAAACGTTATTCGAAATTATAACaacattgattttattatgcaCTTCCGTTTATCAAGAGAAGTAGCATACCATTTAATAGACCAATTCCATGTATCTGAGATATTTACTTCTTTACAAG AAGGAAGACGTTTAAAAGTAACTGcagaaaaacacattttatgtTATCTATGGTTTGTAGGCCATGAAAGTGCCGGTTATCGCGATGTGGCTGATCGATTTGGGATAACTATTAgcgttttacataaaattattactagaGTAACTGATTTCATTATGTCTTTAGCACTCAATATTATTCGATATCCAACTGCagatgaaaaagaagaaacagcTTTTTATTATCACTATGAGAAAGAGTTTCCTGGTGTAATcg gtgCTATAGACGGTTCTCATATTAGAGTAGATAAACCTATAGAAGATCCTAACTCGTATATTAATaggaaacaatatttttcgttGCATCTTCAAGGCGTAGTCAATCACAAcatgaaatttattgatgTATTCGTCGGATATCCTGGTAGCGTTCATGACGCAAGGGTATTTAGAAACTCACCAATTCGTAATGATCTTCGTGAACTTTGCGGAG ataattactACCTATTAGGGGACAGTGCGTATCCCTGCctaaaacaattaattgtcCCATACAGAGATAATGGGCATTTAACACGTGCACAAAGAAATTTTAACCAAAAATTGAGTTCTTGTCGCGTAGTTATAGAGAACGCTTTTGGTTGTCTGAAACAACGGTTTAGgcaattatatcattttaagttACGCGATATAATAAGAATGGTCCGCATTATACACGCCTGTTGTGTACTTCATAATATGGCGAACGCAAGAGAAGTAGAATATTTTGAAGCACCTATGGAGGATGAATATCCAGATATTGAAGTGCAAGGTCAACATATTGAACAGCGCATTAATGAAATACCAAGAGAAAATGAAACTGGAATACATATTCGCGACGAAATATGCCGCCAATTGAATATTCAATAA